From Ochotona princeps isolate mOchPri1 chromosome X, mOchPri1.hap1, whole genome shotgun sequence, one genomic window encodes:
- the MID1IP1 gene encoding mid1-interacting protein 1: MMQICDTYNQKHSLFNAMNRFIGAVNNMDQTVMVPSLLRDVPLAEPGLDDDVSVEVGSSGGCLEEGTPPAPSPGSANGSFFAPSRDMYSHYVLLKSIRNDIEWGVLHQPPPPAAGSEEGSAWKSKEILVDLSPLERADAGEEDLEQQFHYHLRGLHTVLSKLTRKANILTNRYKQEIGFSNWGH; this comes from the coding sequence ATGATGCAAATCTGCGACACCTACAACCAGAAGCACTCGCTTTTTAACGCCATGAATCGCTTCATCGGCGCCGTGAACAACATGGACCAGACGGTGATGGTGCCTAGCCTGCTGCGCGACGTGCCCCTGGCGGAGCCCGGGCTAGATGACGACGTTAGCGTGGAGGTAGGCAGCAGTGgcggctgcctggaggagggcaCGCCCCCGGCCCCCAGCCCCGGCAGCGCCAACGGCAGCTTTTTCGCGCCCTCCCGGGACATGTACAGCCATTACGTGCTGCTTAAGTCCATCCGAAACGACATCGAATGGGGAGTCCTGCaccagccgccgccgccggctGCAGGCAGCGAGGAGGGCAGCGCTTGGAAGTCCAAAGAAATCCTGGTGGACCTGAGCCCCCTGGAGAGAGCGGATGCCGGCGAAGAAGACCTGGAGCAGCAGTTCCACTACCACCTGCGCGGGCTGCACACTGTGCTGTCCAAACTCACGCGCAAAGCCAACATCCTCACCAACAGATACAAGCAGGAGATTGGCTTCAGCAACTGGGGCCACTGA